One window from the genome of Microaerobacter geothermalis encodes:
- the ligD gene encoding non-homologous end-joining DNA ligase — translation MEQKVMVEGKELTLTNLNKALWREEGITKADMIRYYTLVAPFILPYIKNRHLTTIRFPDGIEGKSFYQKNIPNHAPSWIETNQEGGVNYILANDLPTMVWLANQACIELHVSFNRVGEDYPTELVIDIDPSVEDFSKVVEVAFLMKDVLDQLKLESIIKTSGATGVQIYIPIKKGYSYEQTRKVGNFLAKYLTEQHPKLITIERWVKNRGDKVYIDYLQHWRGKTLPAPYSLRARKRAPVSTPLTWEELKELKDPTVYNMDSVFKRLEKRLNPFDRIISQHSRQSLDHVLEILDENVFV, via the coding sequence ATGGAACAAAAAGTAATGGTAGAAGGGAAAGAATTAACCCTGACCAATTTAAATAAAGCGCTTTGGAGGGAAGAAGGGATAACCAAGGCGGATATGATCCGATATTATACACTTGTTGCCCCTTTCATCCTTCCTTATATAAAAAACCGGCACTTGACCACGATTCGCTTTCCGGACGGAATTGAAGGGAAAAGCTTTTATCAGAAGAACATTCCTAATCATGCTCCTTCCTGGATTGAAACCAATCAGGAAGGGGGAGTAAATTACATCCTGGCTAATGACCTTCCAACGATGGTATGGCTTGCCAATCAGGCCTGTATTGAACTTCACGTGTCTTTTAACCGGGTTGGTGAAGATTATCCAACAGAATTAGTGATTGATATCGACCCTTCTGTTGAAGATTTTTCAAAGGTAGTTGAAGTCGCTTTTTTGATGAAAGATGTGCTGGATCAATTAAAATTGGAAAGTATTATTAAAACATCAGGGGCTACTGGGGTGCAAATCTATATTCCGATCAAAAAGGGATACAGTTATGAACAGACGAGAAAAGTAGGAAACTTTTTAGCCAAGTATTTGACAGAACAGCACCCAAAATTAATCACCATCGAAAGATGGGTCAAAAATCGGGGAGATAAGGTATATATTGATTACCTTCAACACTGGCGGGGAAAAACTCTTCCTGCCCCTTATTCTTTGAGGGCAAGAAAAAGGGCTCCGGTCTCCACCCCTTTAACCTGGGAAGAATTAAAAGAATTGAAAGATCCAACTGTATACAACATGGATTCTGTGTTCAAAAGGTTGGAAAAGAGACTCAATCCCTTTGACAGGATCATCAGTCAACATAGCCGGCAATCACTGGATCATGTTTTGGAAATTCTTGACGAGAATGTGTTTGTTTGA